The Amaranthus tricolor cultivar Red isolate AtriRed21 chromosome 14, ASM2621246v1, whole genome shotgun sequence DNA window AACCGAACAAGTGTGAACATCATAAAACCGAATTTTAAAACAATGCAATACGAaagttttaaggttataaaagCAACAGAAAATTAGAAGTGCATGGTAAATCGTTTGAAAGAAATCATTAGGAAAACTAAAAACCAAAACAGCATTTCTCGGAATCGAATGCTTTTGGTGGGTGGTGGTGCTTAGATTTGAGGCAAATGGCAATGGACAATGGTGGTGGGGAGCTGCAAAACATTGGGAAGGTTGGCTCGATATTCAGAGCTCAATTTTACAAGATAAAGAATCTTCCCATGCGTATCAATAATGAACGACTTGCCTTGGCATCGTGTCCTTTAGTGCAGAAAACATCATGAACAAAAAGTATCAAGATCATCGAATGAATAATGTTTTAAGGACCAAATCAAAACTAGTACCAAGCATGAGTTCTTTTGATCTATATTTAGAACAAGGGTCATCAACAGGAAAAACAaaaatgctcattcaaaaaCCAAACAATCACCTCACAGTAGTAGTAAGCACAAGTACAAATCGTAAACAAGATTCTTCCTAAGTCGGTCATCTGCTCttagaaaacaaaatttaatctGATGACACTACGACCAAAAAACATGTTTTCACTGTCAATCTAGCTCCTTGAAGACTGCTTTTCCTTTGCCTTCTGAATCTTCAATACCTTCTTCACAATCTTCTGCTCTTCGATCAAGAAAGCACGGATGATTCTGAAAGGACAATAAGCACAAGTTTGCATCAGAACAGGAGACTTTAAATGACATCCGACATGCAAAACATGGATTTAGAAACAAACCTTTCACGAACAGCACTGCCAGATAGAACACCACCGTAAGGACGATTGACAGTGCGCCTGTTCCTTGGCAACCTGCTTCTTTTGTATTCAGTGGGCCTCAGATGAGGAATCTGTGTAAAAAATGCCAGAGATAGACCTAATCAGAGTATAACATAAACATGCACATATTATCAAATAAAACTAATGTTTTTTATTAGGACGACAAACAcaaattaagtttttatttgaaTGCAACTAACTTCACTAATTTCACCTATAAGCAACAATATTTTAGGtgaaaaactattttatttttcaatttccttatatttatagCAGTAACTTTCACAGCTATTGTAGGTCAAATcttcatatttttcattttggattATGTCATTATGATGGAGTCGTGTAAAATGAATGCTCCACTTTATTCGAGCGAAAAAGTAGATGGTATTAACAGTGAAGGGTCAGTGGAAacaaaacaagaacaaaaacaacCCTAATCTACTACAGAGAGATAGAACAAAGCTAACAGCTACACCTTATAAATAATCACCACTCACCAGAAACTAGGAACACAAAGTAAGCCGAACCAAAAGACAAGAGTATAACCATGGGAGATTGTAAAGATATTCACTACCACTAACTTGTAACTGAGAAAGAAGCCTAAAGAAACGGAGTGTCATGAATCCCTTTTCAAGGCAAATAGAGGTAGATGTTATAAACAATGACGGACCAACAGAAACAAAACAAGAACAAAAGGAACCCCTCACTGTAGTAGAGAGATAGAACAAACTACAAAGCTAATACTACATTTCATAAATAATCATCACTCACCGAGTCACCAGAAACTAGGATCAAAATGTAAGCCAAACCAAAAGAGAACAGTATAACCAGGGGAGATTGACAGTTACTCACAACCACTAACTTGTAACTGAGAAAGAAGCCTAAAGTTATgtttaaattagaaaatatataaaaaaatatatatataaaaaaaaaaagtccatTTCTCCTCCAACTCCCCCTTACCTACATCCCTTTCCACCCGCCTACGCTGCCATTGGCAACCGCACAAACTAATTCTCAGATAAGTAATGCAACAATGTGAAAATAAGAAAGGTGCAAAATAACTCTTGATGATAAGTTCCTAACTTACACCCATCAAGAAAAACCACAACTTTGCTCTAGACCAAAAAACACCGCTAGCCTCAAAATGCCTTTAATTTACCACTCTTGTCATACAGCCTATTCTAtctattacaaaaaataaaacaacataTATCCGTGGAAATTAACAAGTAAATAACTACATCAGTATTCCATACTAGCACAACTTCTCAATAACAATGAAAGATATCAAATTGATCCCACAATACCATCAAAAGATTAAAACCATCcacaaaccgcagcaaaaagctAACAACCATACCATTCACAGCAATAGAGCATTGCTAAAAAAGCAAATCACCACTTACAATCCTTTCGTTTCCAAAGCAAATCACATACTTTATACTCAAAGAATCTATCATGAAATATTTTCAGAACAATGTACGAAACATTAATAGAATCATGAAAATCCATAAccaacataaataaataactgAATGCTTTCAATTTCACAAGCAATCACGTGAATTTCAAACAATATCTGAATCCGACCTAAAATTTACGGAACATTTACAAGGGTATCACTTGCTTTAAATTTAAACATCTAAcatgaaataatcaaaaaagaaaCGTATAAAGcatgaaaataaaatcaataagaacATACTCCTTGGATCCTCTTTCCAGTAACAGGGCATTTGGGACCATTAGCTCTCTTCTTTGTGCTCTGGTAAATCAACTTTCCTCCTacattaaatcaataaaattccaCCATtataatcacaaaaaaaaaaaccaaaatcaaatcaaatcaatggTTGATTTTAAAAGATTATACCTGGAGTTTTGACAATACGGTGTTGGTTGGATTTGGTGGCATAGCTAAGCCGTGTACGGTAGACCAGACGCTGCACCATTTTCGACCCTTCTGAGTTTTTGAGGTTTGATGGAATTACAGCACTACAAAGTTTTGAAGGATGGAGGAGGCCAATGGAAAACCCTATCTTGtctcttttattttacttaCCCTAGATCTAACGGTACCCATGCGTTCTCGTTACACGGTCTAGATTGCGCCACGCTATCTTACTTTTCTTTTAATTCgggttttaagattttttaattttcttgtcTCTCTTAATTTTCCTGTGTTTGAAACCCATAAACATCACCAATTCTTGAATGACTAATGAGACATTGTGAAACTCTCTCAATTTGGTTGTATATTTAGTAGGTTAACGttataatataatcaattagaaaaatgtactaattataatataagATCGTCTCATAgtgaaactatttttattttgctaACCCATGATAAAATCATCTCTCTTTGGCTAATTCCATATACATTTAGTGTGTTTAAGAgtgatcatttacaattttttagtgatcaattaaaaaatataatgattATATAGTCCGTATTATGATGAATCAATTTCATACAAGACAagattagggatggtcatgggtccaggaccctgtaaGACCCGCcccggacccgccccttttataagggtctgggtcttaatttttgagacccgtcggatccgggtccgggtctggatccaaatttttttgacgggtccgggtccgggtcttaagatgaagacccggacccggacccggaccctaaacttttaaaatttaaattttatatttttcactGTAGGGCGCGTGGAACTGGGAAGTGGGAAGTGGGAGTGCCGACCGACTGCCTTCTCATTCTCAAATATCACAAAATCTttgaaaaccctaattttttcttGAGTCCTCGACTGCCTTCTCAttctcatcatcatcttctccaATCTCGAGTCCTCGACTTCTCCTGTGCGGCTGTGCGGTGCCTTCTCGAGTCGACTTCTCCTCTAAATCCCTAGTCCTCCGCGGCTCCGCCTTCTCGACTTCCCTAATCCTCCGCCTTCTCTACTTCTCCTCTAAATCCCTAATCCTCCGCCTTCTCGACTTCTCGACATCTGTCTAGTTTCTCTGGCCCTAGTCCTCCGCGGCTCCACCTCTGTGACATCACCATCGCCATCGCCAGGTATTccatttctttgattttgtttaatttttctttaatttatctttgtattgtgtattaattttcgCCAGATATTGTGTATGTTGTGGGATCTCAAGAATACTTATGAAGTTatgattgttaatttttttgatttatatgtaagttttaGCTTTCTGTTTTGGATTGTATGCCCTCTGCCCTCACTGTAATTTATGCTGTGTGTATTAATTTATCTTTGTTTTGGAATGTATTGTTATGGTTTTGATATGAGATATTGTGTGTATGCCCTCAGCCCCTCTTATTGTTATGGTTATGGTTTTGATTTATTGTTATGGTTTTGATATGAAATATATTGATTGAATAGGtgtttaaatttagatttatagTCGTATTCGTATAGATAATGGATGAAAATCAATCACAATGTACGTCCAAATCAGTTGCACAACCACAAAATGATTTTGGTATGGAGTCAAAAAATACATTGAATGTGGATGAAGAAGGGTTCATTAATGATAATGTTGATGGTATTCCAAGTTCTTGCACAAAAGATAAGGGAAGGAAAACAACCTCTGAGGCATGGAATTATTTTGTAAGAGAAGAAGTAAATGGTGTGACTAGAGCTGTTTGTAAGCATTGTGGTGTTAGTCTAGTAACTGGTGGTAGTAGTGGAACTTCTCATCTCTTGAAACACGCAAAGAAAGTTTGTTCAGGAAGACATTTGAATCTTGCACGTGGTCAAACAACTTTAAGAGTTAAGAAGGAATGTGATGGGTCAAGTTCTTTGGATTATAGTGGTAAAAGCAACCTTAAAGAGTTCGACCAAGAATTTTCGAGAAGGGAATTAGTTTCCATGGTTATTATGCACGAGTATCCATTGTCTATGGTGGATCATATTGGGTTTAGGAGGTTTGTTGAAAGCCTTAATTCCAATTTTAAGATGATTTCTAGGTCCACATTAAAGCGAGATATCATGAAGATGTTTAAAGAAGAAAAACTTTCTCTACATAAATTGCTCGATCATAATGAAAGTAGAATTGCAATCACTACTGATATGTGGACTGCAACCAACCAGAAGAAGGGTTACATGGTCATAACTTcgcattttattgataaacaaTGGGTCTTACGAAATCGCACCTTAAGGTAAAATCTTACTTATTTACTCAGGTAATcatgttacttttaattttatcatttatccttttaattttaattctatATAGGTTTTGCTATGTGCCTTGTCCTCACACCGGAGGTGTTATTGCAAAGGTAATGATGGATTGTTTGTCTCAATAttgtttagaaaataaaatatctgCTGTTGTTGTTGATAATGCCACTACTAATGATGCAATGATGAAGATTTTAATGAATAAGTTTGAGAAAAGGTCTTTGATGCTTGAGGGTGATCTTTTGCATTTACGTTGTAGTGCTCACATATTGAACCTAATAGTTCAAGATGGATTAGGGGTTATTAGTTCTGCGATTGAAAAAGTTCGTGATTGTGTGTCTTTTTGGATGTCAACtcctaaaagaattgaaaaatttgAGGAGGCTTGTCGTTTTTTGGACTTAGTTAACATTAAAAAACCTAGTCTTGATTGTAAAACAAGATGGAATTCAACCTACTTGATGCTTAAAAGTGTTTTGCCGTTTCAAGATGTGTTTTCAAGGTTAAAGCGAGTGAATAAAAAGATGAATTTTGTTGTTCCTAGTGATAAGGATTGGGAATTAGCTGAGCTTGTTTGTGATAAGTTAGAAATTTTTTACACTACAACTAATGTTTTTTCTGGAAGAAAGTTTATCACTATCAATCTTTTTTTCCGAAGGGtttgtgagattaagcttgctATGGGTAGGTGGTTACAAAGTGATGTTGAAATTATTAGATTAATGACAGAAAATATGCTTGAAAAATTTGACAAGTATTGGGAAAATATGTGTGAACTTTTGGCTATTGCTACTATCTTAGACCCGAGAAATAAAATGGATTGTGTGGAGTTTTATTTTAGGAAGTTTTTTGATGTTAATGAGGTTGATATGCAATTAGCAAGAGTTCGTAGGTGTCTTGATAATTTGGTTGTGGAATATCAAAGGAAAAGTGATATTGTGAAAAATGTGAATGATGTTGGGCAAAGTAGGAAACGACCTGCACCAAGTTCTATAGACAGTGCACAAGATGAATTTGCTCAATCTAAGAGAACTAAGGTTAGAAAGGTGAATAGGTGTGAATTGGATTTTTATTTAGAAGAAGAACCATTAtcggatgatgaggatttggatATCCTTTATTGGTGGAAAGTAAATACGAAGTATCCGACTTTGCAAAAGATTGCGAAAGATATTCTTGCCATTCCTGTTTCTTCCGTTGCTTCAGAAAGTGCTTTTAGTACCGGAGGAAGAGTTATTAGCCCTCATCGTTCAAGACTTCATTCACAAACTGTGGAAGCATTAATGTGTTTACAAAATTGGATGATGGAAGACATAAAAGGTAAAAGTCTAACTTTTACTGATTTagtattggttttgtttttggttggttatcttattttgtttttgtttttaaaatctttttctaAGGTTCTTCGAAAGATGCTTATGCTTGCTCCACAGTAATTGATGATTCGGATgttgatgaagaacaacaaatagatGCGATTCAACTAGTACGCTTTAACTTTAAtggatttgtttttatttactttttctttattgaaaaactaacttatacttgtttgatatttcctttaggatcttgatgaagttgaagaagattgatcaaaatttattgtaatttttaatgttatgaAATATACACTgtttctcatttagtctttcatatttgatttttaatcatgTATTTAGACAAGACTTGTAATAcgttttagtatttattttgtatttgaatttcatgcaCTCGAACAAGTATTTATAATACGAtgataagttgcttacaaaaatacaaaaaaactcgaaaaaggttcaattttgacaaatcaaagatgctttgtataagacccattaaggacccattaaggaccctagaccctgtcagacccgtagggtccggatccggatctgaaaattttggacccttagggtccggatccgggtctggatcccaaaaaaaaaatagggtccgggtccgggtctggccagacccgctccagacccgccccatgaccatccctagacAAGATATAATAAGATAACTCaattcaaaattattaaaatgaaagAATTATGCTTTTAAAGCATTTGGGctattaatcaaaaatacaattacgTTTGGGCCAAGACCCGTAGGTTTATTTGAGCCATGGCTTGAATACAAATCAACAAGTCGTTTTTTGACTTTGAAATAgatattttaagtcttaaatttgACAACTTTAAAATCAAAGAGTAGATAATTTGAATTATTGATGAAGGAATATTAAAACTTGGAGTATAGAGTTTAAGCCTTGGAGTAGGGATACTAAGAATTAAATTTGACAACTTTAAAATCAAGGAGTACACAATTTAAGCCCTTGGTGAAGAAATGTTAAGGCTTTGAGTATAAACTTTAAGCCTTAAAGTAAAGAATTTAAGTCTCAATAATAGttagtcaaaaaataaatttaagcctTGGAGAAGAAAGGTCAAAACTAAAAGTatgggttttaatttttaaggaaTGAATTGAGcattaagtcttgaaattggtGTTTTAAGGCTAAGATTGATatgaaaaatatcatttttatgGGTTGTGCTTAAGGGCGCACTAATGTGACAATCTCATTAGAAAATTTGTAACAATAATTCATAAATGAGcacggtctcacggtgagatcaTCTTAATTGGACTggctcaatatatatttttgtcttaaaatcattacttataacgttaaagtcatcccttatatattaaatataaccATTTTTTACAGTCTAAGAGTGGTTActcataaccttaaaacgattacttatgatcttaaagtaaaCAGTTGAAGAAATGGACTATTATATAGACCTGTCTAAAAGTGATTACTCATAACTTAAGACGACCTAGATttgtaaatataaatatttaggcAACTTTCGACCATGGCCCAAAGTCATTTGTTGTTGCATTTAGCTATAAGTCTATGACCTATAAGCAAATTCATGTGCGTTCGTCAAAGACTGACTACATTATGACTTTATTTGGCccgtgtttaattgttttataaatGTTTGCATACAGTAAAACCCATTTCataactaaattggttcgaagAAACCTATTATTAAAATGTTTTCAAAATACAAACTCAAATCTACAATTTACAAATTAAGTTCAAGTCAATGAGCGAAATATAGCCTAATACATCCAATAGGATGATAATAAGTTTGGCAGGAAAAAGCTCCCGACCACCGTAGAAAAAACAAGATGAACTTAATTTGCGAAATTGTCAAATTTATGTGC harbors:
- the LOC130799176 gene encoding 60S ribosomal protein L34-like, translating into MVQRLVYRTRLSYATKSNQHRIVKTPGGKLIYQSTKKRANGPKCPVTGKRIQGIPHLRPTEYKRSRLPRNRRTVNRPYGGVLSGSAVRERIIRAFLIEEQKIVKKVLKIQKAKEKQSSRS